CCAATATGTAAAATATCTTCTAAATTTTGTTCCATAATATAATAATGTAACTGTGTGATTGTTTCATCATTGTTAATTTCATAATTTATACCATACTGCTTATATATTTTATTTTTTGTTTCTTTTGGCCAACGGTAATCTATTACACAAGGGACTGCCCCGTGTTGTATAACAGCTAAATAATAAATGACCAATTTTAGTGGATTCTCTATATTTAATGCTACAGTAGCTTGTTGTTCAATATGTTTAAGTTCAGAACATTTTTCGTTTATTTTACGATTTAAAGATTGATAAGTTAAGCTTTGGTTATCAATCTTAATCGCCATAAATCCACCGTATTCTTGTGCAAAATGTTCGATATTTGTTAATAATTCCATAAATCACACTCACATTTTAGTTAATAGTGCTTATTATAATATAATGTTACTTTGTTAGCGATTAAAGTCACATTTTCATATCTAAGAGTGGTAAGAAGCGTATGTTTAAGTTTTAAATTGCTAGATACATATTAAAGAAACTAAATGTGGTGCCTGAAGACATATCAAACGCATATTCAGCTAATAAATTATATGATTCAAGCTGTAAAATTTCATTTTAAAAACAAATACATTTAATAAGTGGTGACTTATCCCAACTCTTAAAAATGCATCTAAAAATTACATCTCAAACAAAACACCAAAAAGCATCCGTGAAATTCAAGCAACGTTATTGTCTTTTTTATATAATCTAGATTGTTTGTTTCGTTTATCCAGAAGATTGCTTCGTTACGTCTATTCTCTCAAACGTGTCACCATCAATAATACTTTTATATATTTTAAAAGTACTGTGTACAAAACATAGTTTAAAACAAGCAATTATACTAACAAGTTATAAATAAAAGGCAAGTGCTATCGAAATAAAATAGCACTTGCCTTTTTTACATTACATTAGAGATACTATTTATCTCTAACCATGAATTATTATTCTAAATTCGCATGATTTTGTTGCATTGTGTTTTCGTCTACATTTAATACTTCCATTAAATCTAAAACGATACTATCAAAGAAAATTTGTGTCGCTTGCTCGAATAAAGTACCTAACGGTTGAGCTGAACCTTCAGCATCATATTTTGTCCCTGCCGGCAACTCTATTACTGAATTAGCTAGCTTACCAATTGATGATTCAGGCTTAGTTGTTAGCAAGACAACTTGCGCATGAGCATCTTTAGCTTTTTCTGCTAAAATTTTTAAATGCTCAGTAGAACCTGAACCAGACACAATAATAAATAAATCGTCTTCTGTGATAGAAGGTGTAGTGGATTCTCCGACGACATGCGCACGTTTGCCAAGCTGATTTAATCTCATGGCAAAGCTATTAGCAACATACCCAGATCTTCCTTTACCTGAGACAAAAACGCTATTGGCAGCAACAACTTGTTCCAAGAAAGTTTTTGCCTCATTTTCTTTAATATTAGATAACGTACGATCAAGTTCATCCAACATTAGTCTATAGTTAGTAATTTCCGCCATAACTATCTACCATCAATCGCGTTTCGACATTGTTGGGCTGCTGCAACTGGATCGTCAGCATTAGCAATACCGCCACCAACGACGATTAAATCAGGTTCTTCTTTAGCTACTTCTTCAATTGTATCTGGTTTAACACCACCAGCTACCGCAAGTTTTGAATTTTTTATTACTGCTTTAACTTTACGTAAACTATCTAATGGTGACACGCCTTCAGCTTGTAAGTCATAACCAGTATGCACCATGATGTAGTCTGCACCTAAAGCATCTAATTCTTTAGCACGTTGTTCTAGATCTTGAACAGCAATCATATCTACTAAAAGTTCTTTATTGTTTTTATGCGCTTCTTCGACTGCACCTTTAATTGACGCATCTTCTGCCACGCCTAAAATAGTAACAACATCGGCACCATATTTAACAGCCTGACTTACCTCATATCCTGCAGCATCCATGATTTTAAGGTCAGCTAATACTTTTACACCGTCGATATTTTCGTTTAAATGTTGAACTGAAGGTAAACCTTCATTAATAACGATAGGCGTACCAATCTCTACGATATCTACGTAATCTTTAACTTTATTTGCTAATTGAGCCGCTTCTTCTTTATTTAATAAGTCAATTGCTAATTGTAGTTCCATTAACATTCATCCTTTCAAAGTTATCAATTCTAATTTTATTATAAGTGTGTTATCTACACTATACTTATAAATTGCTCATTTTAAGTCCATTAGGGGTTTACCCGTCACAATCCTTATTAAACTTATAAACAAATCTCTAAAATGGCAAGAATATATATTTTTCTTCTTACATACTAGTTATTCTGGTTAAAATCATTTATCATGGAAATTTAAATTTATAATTAATTGAGCATAGATGTACATTTCTGTATTCGTTTTTAGTAAAATATAAAGATAATCAATTTTTACCACAAAATATAAGCAATAATATAATAGACATTTGTGAAAAATGAGTGTTGTTCATTTATATACTTTATTGTCATTATTAATAATAAGAATATTAGCGCGAAACTTTATAAAGAATATTTTAGCGTTTATTATAATAGGGAGTGAATTTGTTGGAATTAATAGAATATGACAAAGTACAGTCTTTGCTTGATTCTTACGCGAATAAGCCTGTATATATTCACGTAGAAACTACTAACGGGGCTTATGCTAATCATTTTGATCAACGTGTATTTAACGCTGGCACATTTTTAAGAAACATTAATATAACTTTTGAACATGCACAACTTAAAGGTGGAGAAAAAGATCCTTACCGTGTAGGTTTAAAACTAGTGAACAGTGGTTGGGTTTATGTACAAGGATTAACTCACTTTGAAATTAACGATAATAATGAATTTCTGATAGCTGGTTTTAATTATGAAGGTCAATTGGCTGCAACGTTAGAAATCAGTACACAACCATTTAACATATAAAGGAGGACGAAATCATGTCAGAAGAAAGTCACGTACTCGTAATTTTTCCACACCCGGATGACGAAACGTTCTCATCAGCTGGAACGTTAGCTCGTTATATCGACAATGGTGTACCGGTTACTTACGCTTGTCTAACCCTCGGACAAATGGGGAGAAACTTAGGCAACCCACCATTTGCGACGAGAGAATCATTACCCTACATTCGCGAACGAGAACTCGAAGCAGCTGCTGAAGCAATTGGGATTAAAGATTTACGTAAAATGGGATTAAGAGACAAAACAGTTGAATTCGAACCACACGATGAAATGGATTATATGGTAAAATCTTTAATTGACGAATTACAACCGTCAGTAATTATTTCATTTTATCCTAATTTTGCAGTACATCCAGATCACGAAGCAACTGCAGAAGCAGTGGTAAGGACTGTTGGTAAAATGCCAAAAGAAGCAAGACCTAGATTGCAGTTAGTAGCTTTTAGTAACGATGCGCACGAAAAGCTTGGTGAGCCTGATATTTTAAACAAGATCAGTGATTATAAAGATGTTAAATTACGTGCTTTTGAAGCACATGCATCACAAACAGGTCCTTTTTTACAGCAATTAGCAACTTCTGATGTAGCTGGTGAAGCAAACGGCTTCTTAGAAGTTGAACCGTATTGGACTTATAACTTTGAATCTTAAGTGGAGGCATTAGCATGACTGAATTAGACTTATCTACAAGAGAAGGAAGATGGAAACATTTTGGTTCTGTCGATCCTATCGAAGGCACTAAACCTGTCGTCAAAGAAGAAATGACCGACTTACAAAGTACAAACAAAAACTTTTTATTCGATATAGAAGAAGTAGGCATTAAAAACTTGGTTTACCCTGTACGAATTGATGATTATCAAACAGCTGGAACGTTTAGCTTTTCCACAAGTTTGAATCAAGATGAAAAAGGTATTAACATGAGTCGTATTCTTGAAAGCGTTGAGAAACATTATGATAACGGAATCCAACTTAATTTCACTTCACTTAATGAAGTGTTGGGTACTTTACAACATAGTATGAACCAAAGTGCTGCTGGTGTGGATGTTTCGGGAAAATGGTTTTTCAATCGTTTAAGTCCAGTAACTAACATTAAAGCGATAGGTAATGCTGACGTTACATTTGGTTTAGCAATTGACGGCGATGCTGTCACACGTAAAGAATTAACTGTCAATGTCGCCGTTACAACACTATGTCCTTGTTCTAAAGAAATAAGCGAATATTCAGCACATAACCAACGTGGCTATGTTACTGTAAAGGCTTATTTGAACAAAGAGACACCTTTAAGTGATAACTATAAAGAAATTATTTTAGACGCTATGGAAGCTAATGCTAGCTCAATTTTATATCCAATCTTAAAGCGCCCTGACGAAAAAAGTGTCACTGAGCGCGCCTATGAGAATCCACGATTTGTAGAAGACCTTATTCGTCTTATTGCTGCCGATTTAGTGGAATTTGATTGGATTGAAGGGTTCGATATAGAATGTCGTAATGAAGAATCCATCCACCAACATGACGCTTTCGCAAAAATTAAATATAGAAAATAATAAATTTTACTTTTACTGGAATAATCCATTTTATGTAACTCTGTTTACATGTGATTATTCCAGTTTTTTATTTAAAACTAAATTATTAGGTTTTAGCTTTAAATTTTTTAGCTTAAAATAAAATTACCAAAAATAATGTAAATAAATAAACATAAAGAGTAAAAAAATAATACCCCCATTAAATGAAAATCATATTAAAATAATTACTATATGATATGTGTATTTAGCAATTTCTTCTCTTCATATATAATTATTTATCATTGTGTGGTGATTAAGTGTGGATTTTTCATTAACAATTTTCAATAACGAACATGTATTACAACATCTTACTAATTTAAGTCGTATTAATGTTTATTTAATTATTAATGGGAATATCTCTCTCTTAAAAAATAACGAATTGCAGCATTACCATGTAGGTGATGTTTTTCACATTTTTGATTTTGACCAAACTGTTATTTTTCCTCATCATGCTTCCCTGTTAAAATTATCAATAAATCAACATTATTTTTATGAGTTGTTTCAACCTTCAAATCAACCTATCAATTGTTTAAATTATCCAAGCAATCAATTATTAATAAATGCACTGTATGCTTTACATCAAAGTGAATTTTCGCGCTTCAAACATACAATCAACTTATATTTCCAACATATATTTAATACAGTGAACGTTGATTTAGCCGAGCATCAATCATCGAATAGTTCCTATGGATTCACATTAATTAAAAGCGTAATTCATTATATTAATACGCATTGCATAGATACTTTACTATGCAAAAACATAGCTCAAACTTACTATGTTAATCATTCTTTTCTATCTCGTGAATTTTCAAAATATATGCATACTACTTTATCAGATTATATTGCTATAGCAAAAATTACTCATAATGCCAAACAATTACTTGAACAATCTAATGATGCCCATGCGTGGCATGATTATGGCTTTCATACTTATTCTGATTACGTGACACGCTTTCAACACGTTTATCACTGCCCACCTGATAAATGGGCAGAAAAAAAGATCACAGATATAAAGCTTGTTAAGCACAAGCTCAATAAGAATATAATGTCTCAAATAAGTAAAATTAAATAAAATATGTAAAGATGGTGAAAAAATGGATATTATCAAATATGAAGAAAAAAGAACCTTAATAAAAAAAGTAGTAAAACAAAACTTAAATATTACTTTGGTGGAAATTGTAATATTAGATAAAATTGCTGAAATTAATAAGACGACTATTGAAGCTTCTGAGCTAAAAAAATCACTATATAATAAAAACACGCCTATTTCATCACAATTAAGTAATTTAATTAGTCTTAACTTATTAAAAAAAGAACGTGATTCACATGATGAAAGACGTATTTATCTATACGACATAGACTTAGTAAGTATTAATAAAATTTTACAGCAGTACCATTCCATAGTCAGAAAATTAATTAATACTTCATTATAATAAAAAAAGCTACTTAAATCGTTAAATGACATAGCCAGTTTCGCTTATGATTTTAATTTTAAGTAGCTTATTGTTATGTTATTTTAAATGTTCGTACGGACTGTTTTTAACAAAAGAAATAATTTGATCTACAAACAATTTAGCTCGTAATTGGAACTCTTCGTTTGCTAGATATAATGTACCATCTTCAAGTTTATTATAATCTGAATCATGTGTAGCAATTTGTGTAGGTATCGCTATACCTAGTAATGTACGTACTATTAAACGCAGATGGGATAATGGTTCTGCGCTTACGATACCGCCACTATTGCCAATTAAGCCAACTGGTTTCATTTTAAAATCATCCATCGTTAAATGGTCTAAAGCATTTTTCAATATACCTGAATAAGAGCCATGATAATTTGGACTACCTAAGACGAAAAAGTCAGCTTCTCTTGCTTTAGATTGTAATTCAACAAGATTATTTTTATAAGTTTCCATAGGCGTTGAAGCACCAGAAACATCTAATTGATGTATTGGTTTTTCAGCTAAATCAAATATTTCAGTTTCAAAGTCATGCTCTTCAAAATTTCCTTTTAAGTATTGTGATAAAGCTGTCGTATGGGAGCCTAACTTAGCACTTCCTACTATGATTAATCCTTTCATTATTAAGTCACCTCATGTATTAATTGTTATATGTTTTAAGTAATTTCATAATGG
The genomic region above belongs to Staphylococcus durrellii and contains:
- the hxlA gene encoding 3-hexulose-6-phosphate synthase, coding for MELQLAIDLLNKEEAAQLANKVKDYVDIVEIGTPIVINEGLPSVQHLNENIDGVKVLADLKIMDAAGYEVSQAVKYGADVVTILGVAEDASIKGAVEEAHKNNKELLVDMIAVQDLEQRAKELDALGADYIMVHTGYDLQAEGVSPLDSLRKVKAVIKNSKLAVAGGVKPDTIEEVAKEEPDLIVVGGGIANADDPVAAAQQCRNAIDGR
- the hxlB gene encoding 6-phospho-3-hexuloisomerase, with protein sequence MAEITNYRLMLDELDRTLSNIKENEAKTFLEQVVAANSVFVSGKGRSGYVANSFAMRLNQLGKRAHVVGESTTPSITEDDLFIIVSGSGSTEHLKILAEKAKDAHAQVVLLTTKPESSIGKLANSVIELPAGTKYDAEGSAQPLGTLFEQATQIFFDSIVLDLMEVLNVDENTMQQNHANLE
- the folE2 gene encoding GTP cyclohydrolase FolE2, producing MTELDLSTREGRWKHFGSVDPIEGTKPVVKEEMTDLQSTNKNFLFDIEEVGIKNLVYPVRIDDYQTAGTFSFSTSLNQDEKGINMSRILESVEKHYDNGIQLNFTSLNEVLGTLQHSMNQSAAGVDVSGKWFFNRLSPVTNIKAIGNADVTFGLAIDGDAVTRKELTVNVAVTTLCPCSKEISEYSAHNQRGYVTVKAYLNKETPLSDNYKEIILDAMEANASSILYPILKRPDEKSVTERAYENPRFVEDLIRLIAADLVEFDWIEGFDIECRNEESIHQHDAFAKIKYRK
- the bshB2 gene encoding bacillithiol biosynthesis deacetylase BshB2, whose product is MSEESHVLVIFPHPDDETFSSAGTLARYIDNGVPVTYACLTLGQMGRNLGNPPFATRESLPYIRERELEAAAEAIGIKDLRKMGLRDKTVEFEPHDEMDYMVKSLIDELQPSVIISFYPNFAVHPDHEATAEAVVRTVGKMPKEARPRLQLVAFSNDAHEKLGEPDILNKISDYKDVKLRAFEAHASQTGPFLQQLATSDVAGEANGFLEVEPYWTYNFES
- a CDS encoding YojF family protein, coding for MELIEYDKVQSLLDSYANKPVYIHVETTNGAYANHFDQRVFNAGTFLRNINITFEHAQLKGGEKDPYRVGLKLVNSGWVYVQGLTHFEINDNNEFLIAGFNYEGQLAATLEISTQPFNI
- a CDS encoding transcriptional regulator, SarA/Rot family codes for the protein MDIIKYEEKRTLIKKVVKQNLNITLVEIVILDKIAEINKTTIEASELKKSLYNKNTPISSQLSNLISLNLLKKERDSHDERRIYLYDIDLVSINKILQQYHSIVRKLINTSL
- a CDS encoding helix-turn-helix transcriptional regulator — its product is MDFSLTIFNNEHVLQHLTNLSRINVYLIINGNISLLKNNELQHYHVGDVFHIFDFDQTVIFPHHASLLKLSINQHYFYELFQPSNQPINCLNYPSNQLLINALYALHQSEFSRFKHTINLYFQHIFNTVNVDLAEHQSSNSSYGFTLIKSVIHYINTHCIDTLLCKNIAQTYYVNHSFLSREFSKYMHTTLSDYIAIAKITHNAKQLLEQSNDAHAWHDYGFHTYSDYVTRFQHVYHCPPDKWAEKKITDIKLVKHKLNKNIMSQISKIK
- a CDS encoding NADPH-dependent FMN reductase, with protein sequence MKGLIIVGSAKLGSHTTALSQYLKGNFEEHDFETEIFDLAEKPIHQLDVSGASTPMETYKNNLVELQSKAREADFFVLGSPNYHGSYSGILKNALDHLTMDDFKMKPVGLIGNSGGIVSAEPLSHLRLIVRTLLGIAIPTQIATHDSDYNKLEDGTLYLANEEFQLRAKLFVDQIISFVKNSPYEHLK